One Streptomyces sp. P9-A2 DNA window includes the following coding sequences:
- a CDS encoding outer membrane protein assembly factor BamB family protein, producing the protein MTQPPQPPDQPGFGPPPEQPSRPEQSSQPEQSSQPEQPHQAPAAPQAQPGFGPPSEPSRPEQPPAQQPPSAPGGPDLSKTPEPGYGYPQAPQPPQQAPQPAPQTPPPAVPAPGGPQTPPGYGYPQQPPAGYGYPGQPQPGQTGAYGQPQQPYGQPSYGQQPYGQPYGYPHPTMPMQPQPGQTGAYGQPQQPYGQPSYGQQPYGQPYGYPHPTMPMQPQPGQPGGGRKVNATLAIIVAAVVAIGLIVGTGVWYSSSSGDDDKKNTANSGDSGGTKGAEGGGSGGDETTGGDEKAPADPSAKVLFQVPAPKVPKDATTIVTSGSWTTDKVYAKSGIAEVVGYDAAKGSELWTLDLPGPVCEASDHATEDGRTAIIYKPKMPTKTEPQSCTRVAAFDLATGEKLWSETAKTGTQEISFNNITVSGNTVAAASTSGGAAWDITSGKALWAPKTSDTCYDSGYGGGPKMVAVRKCGSYDQRQLHIQTIDPKDGKVISEYKMSEGIDYAAVVSTDPLVVAADVGDSAGDGSGISDFFSIDNKSGELRSRISAPGEDFAARCDGITKIEHCSGLAVGKDRLYIATEEHEGSGDGYSRTNEIVAFDLSTGKQTGQRADAGEDYTIVPLRMDGDNVIAYKRPPYDKGGQVVSIDGGSFKETKLMENPATKSVRDVEARMLPQHAEILYAQGRLYMSDVYASELSSGDKEYLAIAFGTG; encoded by the coding sequence ATGACGCAGCCGCCCCAGCCGCCCGACCAGCCTGGCTTCGGTCCGCCGCCCGAGCAGCCGTCCCGGCCCGAGCAGTCGTCCCAGCCTGAGCAGTCGTCCCAGCCTGAGCAGCCGCATCAGGCCCCCGCGGCCCCGCAGGCCCAGCCTGGCTTCGGTCCGCCGTCCGAGCCGTCCCGGCCCGAGCAGCCGCCGGCGCAGCAGCCCCCGTCCGCACCGGGCGGCCCCGATCTCAGCAAGACCCCGGAGCCGGGCTACGGCTACCCGCAGGCCCCCCAGCCGCCGCAGCAGGCGCCCCAGCCGGCCCCGCAGACCCCGCCGCCGGCCGTTCCCGCGCCGGGCGGTCCACAGACGCCGCCCGGGTACGGATATCCGCAGCAGCCTCCGGCCGGTTACGGATACCCGGGCCAGCCGCAGCCGGGCCAGACCGGTGCGTACGGCCAGCCGCAGCAGCCGTACGGACAGCCGTCCTACGGCCAGCAACCGTACGGCCAGCCCTATGGCTATCCGCACCCGACCATGCCGATGCAGCCGCAGCCGGGCCAGACCGGTGCGTACGGCCAGCCGCAGCAGCCGTACGGACAGCCGTCCTACGGCCAGCAACCGTACGGCCAGCCCTATGGCTATCCGCACCCGACCATGCCGATGCAGCCGCAGCCGGGTCAGCCCGGCGGCGGGCGGAAGGTCAACGCGACGCTGGCGATCATCGTCGCCGCGGTCGTGGCCATCGGCCTGATCGTCGGCACCGGTGTCTGGTACTCCTCGTCCAGCGGTGACGACGACAAGAAGAACACCGCGAACTCCGGCGACAGCGGCGGCACGAAGGGTGCCGAGGGCGGCGGCTCCGGCGGCGACGAGACCACCGGCGGCGACGAGAAGGCCCCGGCCGACCCCTCCGCCAAGGTCCTCTTCCAGGTACCGGCGCCGAAGGTCCCGAAGGACGCCACGACCATCGTCACCTCCGGCTCCTGGACGACCGACAAGGTGTACGCCAAGAGCGGCATCGCCGAGGTCGTCGGCTACGACGCCGCCAAGGGCAGCGAGCTGTGGACGCTCGACCTGCCCGGACCGGTGTGCGAGGCCAGCGACCACGCCACCGAGGACGGCAGGACGGCGATCATCTACAAGCCGAAGATGCCGACCAAGACCGAACCGCAGAGCTGCACGCGGGTCGCGGCCTTCGACCTCGCCACCGGCGAGAAGCTGTGGTCCGAAACGGCCAAGACCGGCACCCAGGAGATCAGCTTCAACAACATCACCGTCAGCGGGAACACCGTCGCGGCGGCCAGCACCAGCGGTGGCGCCGCCTGGGACATCACCTCCGGCAAGGCCCTGTGGGCGCCCAAGACGTCCGACACCTGCTACGACTCCGGCTACGGCGGCGGCCCGAAGATGGTCGCGGTGCGCAAGTGCGGTTCGTACGACCAGCGGCAGCTGCACATCCAGACCATCGACCCGAAGGACGGGAAGGTGATCTCGGAGTACAAGATGTCCGAGGGCATCGACTACGCGGCCGTGGTGTCCACCGACCCGCTGGTCGTGGCCGCCGACGTCGGCGACTCCGCCGGTGACGGCAGCGGCATCTCGGACTTCTTCTCCATCGACAACAAGAGCGGCGAACTGCGGTCCCGCATCTCCGCGCCCGGCGAGGATTTCGCCGCCCGCTGCGACGGCATCACCAAGATCGAGCACTGCAGTGGACTGGCCGTCGGCAAGGACCGGCTGTACATCGCGACCGAGGAGCACGAGGGCTCCGGCGACGGGTACAGCCGGACCAACGAGATCGTCGCCTTCGACCTGTCCACCGGCAAGCAGACCGGCCAGCGCGCCGACGCGGGCGAGGACTACACGATCGTCCCGCTGCGGATGGACGGCGACAACGTCATCGCGTACAAGCGTCCGCCCTACGACAAGGGCGGGCAGGTCGTGAGCATCGACGGCGGTTCCTTCAAGGAGACCAAGCTGATGGAGAACCCGGCGACGAAGTCCGTGCGGGACGTGGAGGCGCGGATGTTGCCCCAGCACGCCGAGATCCTGTACGCGCAGGGCCGGCTGTACATGTCGGACGTGTACGCCAGCGAGTTGTCCTCGGGCGACAAGGAGTACCTGGCGATCGCGTTCGGCACCGGCTGA
- a CDS encoding outer membrane protein assembly factor BamB family protein, which translates to MAQPPSQPPQDGFGAPQDPPAPGGGFGAPPPPHPQGPPSGPPQPGYGYPQQTPPPQQTPPPSQPGPYGQPQPQPQPQSQPGPYGQPQPQSQPGPYGQPPGPYASGPYASGPYGGRPQQPGPYGQQPGPYGQQPGYGYPQPQFPGAPGTPPPGPGSRSPFKGKSAVIIGAATAVLIALGTTVWAVSGGDEEKDKKPVAQQTGDDPEPQPSGAPVNPGDGSGDGDSGPEDLNEGRKSGESKVLWYKEAPDAPGSGADAPGMWITGKTAVKAAYKELSAYNVADGKPTWEPLVFPQKICAVTSEKTSDDKVVIAYMSGSSDRAKCNQLQLVDLGTGEKGWTKKVDDGALFDSVISIEMTLSGNTLMVGRSQSGTAFDMTSGDKMYDKRKYGEACFPAGFAGGERLIQVASCGAGGNNEHDEVQELDPKTGKVKWTQKFDKGWRVERAYSVDPVVIYSTNKDKKAWNISTLGSSGSIRSQVSVDEDFSAQCGWAILARDLQGCEGVAVDGDTLYLPTKATTGANEIVAVSLATGKEKWRVKSPVANSMVPMKVEGGKLIAYVEPSYDGGGRIVSIATTGSSHKPVTLLQNPQGTAAIERGFFSKSIDWVDDRFYLSTTRLTGNDDAKEKLMLAYGK; encoded by the coding sequence ATGGCTCAGCCGCCCAGTCAGCCGCCGCAGGATGGCTTCGGAGCACCACAGGATCCACCCGCCCCGGGCGGTGGTTTCGGGGCTCCGCCCCCGCCGCACCCGCAGGGCCCGCCGTCCGGACCTCCGCAGCCGGGGTACGGCTACCCGCAGCAGACCCCGCCTCCGCAGCAGACCCCGCCTCCGTCGCAGCCGGGGCCGTACGGACAGCCGCAGCCGCAGCCGCAGCCGCAGTCGCAGCCGGGGCCGTACGGACAGCCGCAGCCGCAGTCGCAGCCGGGACCGTACGGACAGCCGCCGGGACCGTACGCCTCCGGGCCGTACGCCTCCGGCCCCTACGGCGGTCGGCCGCAGCAGCCCGGCCCGTACGGGCAGCAGCCGGGCCCGTACGGGCAGCAGCCGGGGTACGGCTACCCGCAGCCGCAGTTCCCGGGCGCGCCCGGCACCCCGCCGCCGGGACCCGGCTCCCGCAGCCCCTTCAAGGGCAAGTCCGCCGTGATCATCGGTGCCGCGACGGCGGTGCTGATAGCCCTCGGCACCACCGTGTGGGCGGTCTCCGGCGGCGACGAGGAGAAGGACAAGAAGCCCGTCGCCCAGCAGACCGGAGACGACCCCGAGCCCCAGCCCTCCGGTGCCCCGGTCAACCCGGGTGACGGCAGCGGCGACGGCGACTCCGGCCCCGAGGACCTCAACGAGGGCCGCAAGTCCGGCGAGTCCAAGGTGCTCTGGTACAAGGAGGCGCCCGACGCGCCCGGTTCCGGAGCCGACGCCCCCGGCATGTGGATCACCGGCAAGACGGCGGTGAAGGCGGCCTACAAGGAGCTCTCCGCCTACAACGTCGCCGACGGCAAGCCGACCTGGGAGCCCTTGGTCTTCCCGCAGAAGATCTGCGCGGTCACCTCGGAGAAGACGTCCGACGACAAGGTCGTCATCGCGTACATGAGCGGCAGCAGCGACCGCGCCAAGTGCAACCAGCTCCAGCTCGTCGACCTCGGCACCGGCGAGAAGGGCTGGACGAAGAAGGTCGACGACGGCGCGCTGTTCGACTCCGTGATCTCCATCGAGATGACCCTCAGCGGCAACACGCTGATGGTCGGCCGCTCACAGTCCGGCACCGCGTTCGACATGACGTCCGGCGACAAGATGTACGACAAGAGGAAGTACGGCGAAGCCTGTTTCCCCGCCGGGTTCGCGGGCGGTGAGCGGCTGATCCAGGTCGCGTCTTGCGGTGCGGGCGGCAACAACGAGCACGACGAGGTCCAGGAGCTCGACCCGAAGACCGGCAAGGTCAAGTGGACCCAGAAGTTCGACAAGGGCTGGCGCGTCGAGCGCGCCTACTCCGTCGACCCGGTGGTCATCTACAGCACCAACAAGGACAAGAAGGCGTGGAACATCTCCACGCTGGGCTCCAGTGGCTCGATCCGCTCCCAGGTCTCCGTCGACGAGGACTTCTCCGCCCAGTGCGGCTGGGCCATCCTCGCCCGTGACCTCCAGGGCTGCGAGGGCGTCGCCGTCGACGGGGACACCCTCTACCTGCCCACCAAAGCGACCACCGGGGCCAACGAGATCGTCGCGGTCAGTCTCGCCACCGGCAAGGAGAAGTGGCGGGTGAAGTCCCCCGTGGCGAACTCGATGGTGCCCATGAAGGTCGAGGGCGGCAAGCTCATCGCCTACGTGGAGCCGTCGTACGACGGGGGCGGGCGGATCGTGTCCATCGCGACCACGGGCAGCAGCCACAAGCCGGTCACACTGCTGCAGAACCCGCAGGGCACCGCGGCCATCGAGAGGGGTTTCTTCAGCAAGTCCATCGACTGGGTCGACGACCGCTTCTACCTCTCGACCACCCGGCTGACCGGCAATGACGACGCGAAGGAAAAGCTGATGCTCGCCTACGGCAAGTGA
- a CDS encoding helix-turn-helix transcriptional regulator: MGVRLMVVDDHRLLAEALASALKLRGHRVLAAAAPVAGAADLVISRAPEVCLLGTAAPAEPGIFDPVVKIKRERPQVAVLVLGPVPSPRGIAAAFAAGASGYVRHDERIEGVERAIMKARAGEAAVAPQLLQGAFGELLNPAVQPDDEGQRLLRMLTPREVEVLVRVAEGEDTRLIAAGMGIAPSTARTHVQRVLMKLGVGSRLEAAALAARTGLLDRAGPVGGTVSPEE; this comes from the coding sequence ATGGGCGTGCGGTTGATGGTGGTCGACGACCACCGGCTGCTCGCGGAGGCGTTGGCCTCGGCGTTGAAGCTGCGGGGGCACCGGGTGCTGGCCGCGGCGGCACCGGTGGCGGGGGCGGCGGACCTGGTGATCAGCAGAGCGCCGGAGGTGTGCCTGCTGGGGACGGCGGCACCGGCGGAGCCCGGGATCTTCGACCCGGTGGTGAAGATCAAGCGGGAACGGCCGCAGGTGGCGGTGCTGGTGCTGGGCCCGGTGCCCAGTCCCCGGGGGATCGCGGCGGCGTTCGCGGCGGGCGCGTCCGGCTATGTGCGGCACGACGAACGCATCGAGGGCGTCGAACGGGCGATCATGAAGGCGCGGGCGGGGGAGGCGGCGGTGGCGCCGCAACTGCTGCAGGGCGCGTTCGGGGAACTGCTGAACCCGGCGGTCCAGCCGGACGACGAGGGCCAGCGGCTGCTGCGGATGCTGACCCCGCGGGAGGTGGAGGTCCTGGTCAGGGTCGCCGAGGGAGAGGACACCCGGCTGATCGCGGCGGGCATGGGCATAGCACCGTCCACGGCGCGGACGCATGTACAGCGCGTCCTGATGAAACTCGGCGTGGGCTCCCGGCTGGAGGCCGCGGCGCTGGCTGCCCGGACGGGGCTGCTGGACCGGGCGGGCCCGGTGGGAGGGACGGTGTCGCCCGAGGAGTGA
- a CDS encoding ABC-F family ATP-binding cassette domain-containing protein — protein sequence MAVNLVNVENVSKVYGTRALLDGISLGVSEGDRIGVVGRNGDGKTTLIRMLAKLEEADTGRVTHSGGLRLGVLTQHDSLDPQATVRHEVIGDMADHEWAGNAKVRDVLTGLFGGLDLPGFPKGLDTVIGPLSGGERRRIALAKLLIEEQDLVVLDEPTNHLDVEGIAWLARHLRERRSALVCVTHDRWFLDQVCTRMWDVQRGDVYEYEGGYTDYVFARAERERIAATEEAKRQNLVRKELAWLRRGAPARTSKPRFRVEAANELIKDVPPPRDSSELMKFASSRLGKTVFDLEDVTVQAGPKVLIKHLTWQLGPGDRFGLVGVNGAGKTSLLRALTEAARSEGETQPTAGRIHVGKTVRLAYLSQEVAELDPTWRVIQAVQAVRERVDLGTGREMTAGQLCETFGFNKDKQWTPVGDLSGGERRRLQLLRLLMDEPNVLFLDEPTNDLDIETLTQLEDVLDGWPGSMIVISHDRFFVERTTDRVFALLGDGALRMLPRGIDEYLERRKKMEEAAVTSAAPSSSAKPAADAAPEKSAADVRAAKKELQKIERQLDKASEKEAKLHAAIAENATDFAKVAQLDAELRETAGQRDALELRWLELAEDA from the coding sequence ATGGCCGTCAATCTGGTCAATGTCGAGAACGTCAGCAAGGTGTACGGCACCCGTGCCCTCCTCGACGGCATCTCCCTGGGTGTCTCGGAGGGGGACCGCATCGGTGTCGTCGGGCGCAACGGCGACGGTAAGACCACCCTGATCCGGATGCTCGCCAAACTGGAGGAGGCGGACACCGGGCGGGTCACGCACTCCGGTGGGCTGCGCCTCGGCGTGCTGACCCAGCACGACTCCCTCGACCCGCAGGCCACGGTCCGGCACGAGGTCATCGGCGACATGGCCGACCACGAGTGGGCGGGCAACGCCAAGGTCAGGGACGTCCTGACGGGGCTGTTCGGCGGCCTGGACCTGCCGGGGTTCCCCAAGGGCCTGGACACCGTCATCGGACCGCTGTCCGGTGGCGAGCGGCGCCGGATCGCGCTCGCCAAGCTGCTCATCGAGGAGCAGGACCTGGTCGTCCTCGACGAGCCCACCAACCACCTCGACGTCGAGGGCATCGCCTGGCTCGCCCGACACCTGCGGGAGCGGCGCTCCGCGCTCGTCTGCGTCACCCACGACCGCTGGTTCCTGGACCAGGTCTGCACCCGCATGTGGGACGTGCAGCGCGGTGACGTGTACGAGTACGAGGGCGGTTACACCGACTACGTCTTCGCCCGCGCCGAACGGGAGCGCATCGCCGCCACCGAGGAGGCCAAGCGGCAGAACCTGGTCCGCAAGGAGCTGGCCTGGCTGCGCCGCGGGGCACCCGCGCGGACGTCCAAGCCGCGCTTCCGAGTCGAGGCCGCCAACGAGCTGATCAAGGACGTTCCGCCGCCCCGGGACAGCAGCGAGCTGATGAAGTTCGCCTCCTCCCGGCTCGGCAAGACGGTCTTCGACCTGGAGGACGTCACCGTCCAGGCAGGGCCCAAGGTGCTGATCAAGCACCTCACCTGGCAGCTCGGCCCCGGTGACCGGTTCGGTCTGGTCGGCGTCAACGGCGCCGGGAAGACGTCCCTGCTGCGGGCCCTGACCGAGGCCGCCCGCAGCGAGGGCGAGACCCAGCCCACGGCGGGGCGGATCCACGTCGGCAAGACGGTCAGACTCGCCTACCTCTCCCAGGAGGTCGCCGAACTCGACCCCACCTGGCGGGTGATCCAGGCCGTGCAGGCGGTCCGCGAGCGCGTCGACCTCGGCACGGGGCGGGAGATGACCGCCGGGCAGCTGTGCGAGACGTTCGGCTTCAACAAGGACAAGCAGTGGACGCCCGTCGGCGACCTCTCCGGCGGTGAGCGGCGGCGGCTCCAGCTGCTGCGGCTGCTCATGGACGAACCCAACGTCCTCTTCCTCGACGAGCCCACCAACGACCTCGACATCGAGACCCTCACCCAGCTCGAGGACGTCCTCGACGGCTGGCCCGGCTCGATGATCGTCATCTCCCACGACCGGTTCTTCGTCGAGCGCACCACCGACCGGGTGTTCGCCCTGCTCGGCGACGGAGCCCTGCGGATGCTGCCGCGCGGGATCGACGAGTACCTGGAGCGGCGCAAGAAGATGGAGGAGGCGGCCGTCACGTCCGCCGCCCCGTCCTCGTCGGCGAAGCCGGCCGCGGACGCCGCCCCCGAGAAGAGCGCCGCCGACGTGCGCGCCGCCAAGAAGGAACTGCAGAAGATCGAACGGCAGCTCGACAAGGCTTCCGAGAAGGAGGCCAAGCTGCACGCCGCGATCGCCGAGAACGCCACGGACTTCGCCAAGGTGGCCCAACTCGACGCCGAACTGCGGGAGACGGCCGGTCAGCGGGACGCGCTCGAACTGCGGTGGCTGGAACTCGCCGAGGACGCCTGA
- the rsmA gene encoding 16S rRNA (adenine(1518)-N(6)/adenine(1519)-N(6))-dimethyltransferase RsmA produces MTSPTPDALLGPADVRELAAALGVRPTKQRGQNFVIDANTVRRIVRTAEVRPDDVVVEVGPGLGSLTLALLEAADRVTAVEIDDVLAAALPATVAARMPERAGRFALVHSDAMRVTELPGPAPTALVANLPYNVAVPVLLHMLETFPSIERTLVMVQAEVADRLAAPPGSKVYGVPSVKANWYAEVKRAGAIGRRVFWPAPNVDSGLVSLVRRSEPLKTTATRREVFAVVDAAFAQRRKTLRAALAGWAGSAAAAETALVAAGVSPQARGESLTVEEFARIAEHQQHQQSEQSEQHKQSEEPEEPVA; encoded by the coding sequence GTGACGAGCCCCACCCCCGACGCCCTCCTGGGCCCCGCCGACGTCCGCGAACTCGCGGCCGCGCTCGGCGTACGGCCCACCAAGCAGCGCGGCCAGAACTTCGTGATCGACGCGAACACGGTCCGCCGTATCGTGCGCACCGCCGAGGTCCGCCCGGACGACGTGGTCGTCGAGGTCGGGCCGGGGCTCGGCTCGCTCACCCTGGCGCTGCTGGAGGCCGCCGACCGGGTCACCGCCGTCGAGATCGACGACGTCCTCGCCGCCGCGCTGCCCGCGACCGTCGCGGCCCGGATGCCGGAGCGGGCCGGCCGGTTCGCGCTGGTCCACTCCGACGCGATGCGGGTCACCGAGCTGCCCGGCCCCGCCCCGACCGCGCTGGTCGCCAACCTGCCCTACAACGTGGCCGTCCCGGTGCTGCTGCACATGCTCGAGACCTTCCCGAGCATCGAGCGCACCCTCGTCATGGTCCAGGCCGAGGTAGCCGACCGGCTCGCCGCCCCGCCCGGCTCGAAGGTGTACGGCGTGCCCTCGGTCAAGGCCAACTGGTACGCCGAGGTCAAGCGGGCCGGCGCCATCGGGCGGAGAGTGTTCTGGCCGGCCCCCAATGTCGACAGCGGGCTGGTCTCCCTCGTCCGCCGGAGCGAGCCGCTGAAGACCACCGCCACCCGGCGCGAGGTCTTCGCCGTCGTCGACGCGGCCTTCGCCCAGCGCCGCAAGACCCTGCGGGCCGCCCTCGCCGGATGGGCGGGCTCGGCCGCGGCGGCGGAGACCGCACTGGTCGCCGCCGGGGTGTCGCCGCAGGCCCGCGGCGAGTCCCTGACCGTCGAGGAGTTCGCGCGCATCGCCGAGCACCAGCAGCACCAGCAGTCCGAGCAGTCCGAGCAGCACAAGCAGTCCGAGGAACCCGAGGAGCCCGTCGCGTGA
- a CDS encoding TatD family hydrolase, which translates to MSSNARDTATGTTSDTSGKNAAPPLPAPLRVPVADSHTHLDMQSGTVEEGLSKAASVGVTTVVQVGCDLAGSRWAAETAAAYDSVHATVALHPNEAPRIVHGDPDGWSRQGAREAGGGAALDEALAEIDRLAALPQVKGVGETGLDYFRTGPEGKEAQERSFRAHIEIAKRHGKALVIHDRDAHADVLRVLKEEGAPERTVFHCYSGDAAMAEICARAGYFMSFAGNVTFKNAQHLRDALVVAPPELVLVETDAPFLTPAPYRGRPNAPYLVPVTVRAMAAVRGTDEDTLATALAANTARAFGYPQA; encoded by the coding sequence ATGTCTTCGAACGCCCGCGACACCGCCACCGGGACCACCTCGGACACCTCCGGCAAGAACGCGGCCCCGCCGCTCCCGGCGCCCCTGCGGGTGCCGGTCGCGGACTCGCACACCCACCTCGACATGCAGTCCGGCACGGTGGAGGAAGGGCTCTCCAAGGCCGCGTCCGTGGGCGTGACGACCGTGGTGCAGGTCGGCTGCGACCTCGCGGGCTCGCGCTGGGCCGCGGAGACGGCCGCCGCGTACGACAGCGTGCACGCGACCGTCGCGCTGCACCCGAACGAGGCCCCGCGCATCGTGCACGGAGACCCTGACGGCTGGTCGAGGCAGGGCGCGCGGGAGGCGGGCGGGGGCGCGGCCCTGGACGAGGCGCTCGCCGAGATCGACCGGCTGGCCGCGCTGCCCCAGGTCAAGGGCGTCGGCGAGACCGGACTCGACTACTTCCGCACCGGGCCCGAGGGCAAGGAGGCGCAGGAGCGGTCCTTCCGCGCCCACATCGAGATCGCCAAGCGGCACGGCAAGGCCCTGGTGATCCACGACCGCGACGCCCACGCCGACGTGCTGCGCGTACTCAAGGAGGAGGGCGCACCGGAACGCACCGTCTTCCACTGCTACTCGGGGGACGCCGCGATGGCGGAGATCTGCGCCCGCGCCGGGTACTTCATGTCGTTCGCCGGCAACGTCACCTTCAAGAACGCCCAGCACCTGCGCGACGCCCTCGTCGTCGCCCCGCCGGAGCTCGTCCTGGTGGAGACCGACGCCCCGTTCCTGACGCCGGCGCCCTACCGCGGCCGGCCCAACGCCCCGTACCTGGTGCCGGTCACCGTGCGCGCCATGGCGGCCGTACGCGGCACGGACGAGGACACCCTCGCCACGGCCCTCGCGGCGAACACGGCACGGGCCTTCGGTTATCCACAGGCGTGA
- a CDS encoding 4-(cytidine 5'-diphospho)-2-C-methyl-D-erythritol kinase, translated as MSVTVRVPAKVNVQLAVGAARPDGFHDLANVFLAVGLHDEITAAPSPDGLRVTCEGPDAAEVPLDRTNLAARAALALAGRYGRNADVHLHITKDIPVAGGMAGGSADGAGALLACDALWGTGASRQELLDICAELGSDVPFALVGGAALGTGRGERLTELEVGGTFHWVFATAARGLSTPAVFREFDRLAEGRDIPGPVASQDLLDALAKGDPDALAATVSNDLQPAALSLFPELAGTLAAGRGAGALAALVSGSGPTTAFLARDTEAAEAIADTLRASGTCRTVRTAAGPVPGATVR; from the coding sequence GTGAGTGTCACCGTCCGCGTGCCCGCCAAGGTCAACGTCCAGCTCGCCGTCGGCGCGGCCCGCCCCGACGGCTTCCACGACCTGGCCAACGTCTTCCTCGCGGTCGGCCTTCACGACGAGATCACCGCGGCGCCGTCGCCGGACGGGCTGCGCGTCACCTGTGAGGGTCCGGACGCCGCCGAGGTGCCCCTGGACCGTACGAACCTCGCCGCCCGCGCCGCCCTCGCGCTCGCCGGGCGGTACGGCCGGAACGCCGACGTGCACCTGCACATCACCAAGGACATCCCCGTCGCCGGCGGCATGGCGGGCGGCAGCGCCGACGGCGCCGGCGCCCTGCTGGCCTGCGACGCGCTGTGGGGGACCGGCGCCTCGCGGCAGGAACTGCTCGACATCTGCGCCGAACTGGGCAGCGACGTGCCGTTCGCGCTGGTGGGCGGGGCGGCACTGGGCACCGGGCGGGGCGAGAGACTGACGGAGCTGGAGGTCGGCGGCACCTTCCACTGGGTGTTCGCGACGGCCGCGCGCGGGCTGTCCACCCCGGCGGTCTTCCGGGAGTTCGACCGGCTCGCGGAGGGCCGGGACATCCCCGGGCCCGTGGCCTCGCAGGACCTGCTCGACGCCCTCGCCAAGGGCGACCCCGACGCGCTCGCCGCGACCGTCTCCAACGATCTCCAGCCGGCGGCGCTGTCATTGTTCCCGGAACTCGCCGGCACCCTGGCCGCCGGGCGCGGCGCCGGCGCCCTCGCCGCCCTGGTCTCGGGGTCCGGGCCGACCACGGCCTTCCTCGCCCGGGACACGGAGGCGGCGGAGGCGATCGCGGACACGCTGAGGGCATCCGGCACCTGCCGCACCGTACGTACGGCGGCGGGGCCGGTGCCGGGGGCGACGGTGAGGTGA
- a CDS encoding Uma2 family endonuclease — MGGTMTAESVKQHCHWRVPPRDGYTVDDLFTLPDLPPHTELIDGSLVLVSPQRNFHADVIDLLVSGLRRSVPKKFRVKREMTIILDRRNGPEPDVSVVLTDAVSGPDQTSYRAQDVLLAVEVVSPDSESRDRTTKPQKYAAAGIPSFWRVERDGSGRSPLVHVYELDQLTHAYVHMGMHRDRIKVDKPYAIDIDLTAVDEL; from the coding sequence ATGGGAGGAACCATGACCGCCGAGTCCGTGAAGCAGCACTGCCACTGGCGCGTGCCGCCCAGGGACGGCTACACCGTGGACGACCTGTTCACACTGCCCGATCTCCCGCCGCACACCGAGCTGATCGACGGGAGCCTCGTACTCGTGAGTCCGCAGCGCAATTTCCACGCAGACGTGATCGACCTGCTGGTCAGCGGCCTCCGGCGAAGCGTGCCGAAGAAGTTCAGGGTGAAGCGGGAGATGACCATCATCCTCGACCGGCGCAACGGCCCGGAGCCCGATGTGAGCGTCGTCCTGACCGATGCGGTCAGCGGACCGGACCAGACGAGCTATCGGGCTCAGGACGTACTGCTGGCTGTCGAAGTCGTGTCCCCGGACTCGGAGTCACGCGACCGCACGACCAAACCCCAGAAGTACGCGGCTGCCGGCATCCCCAGCTTCTGGCGCGTTGAGCGCGATGGAAGCGGCCGCAGTCCGCTGGTCCACGTCTACGAACTGGACCAGCTCACTCACGCGTATGTGCACATGGGCATGCACCGCGACCGGATCAAGGTCGACAAGCCCTACGCCATCGACATCGACCTCACCGCCGTCGACGAGCTCTGA